One window of Cryobacterium arcticum genomic DNA carries:
- a CDS encoding ATP-binding protein, translated as MWRLDRKPEDDDFTSDYPDVSSPGSRQATSPDSVSLGDPSLVAGNIAEPTWQRWRDELALVGGHSPLLHFGDSPRSRIELSATHPGGLPQFITGKTTLLSNLIRDELALRNARLAANEITQKGIELRSMRGIESVHLAIGLAQWRHGDVEFTAPVLLRPLAIRRYGRDFELKLKGQPFLNPELARALHDQFQITLDADAFVALAVTNGAFKPQPVIDRLRGLTSHLPWFNVVPRLVASSFADVGRAMAVDAQKLTHPVLDAVAGNPTARRAIEMAYNPVLPIGQDVRPPGTDTLLLDADAEQENVVAQISAGNSLVVKTLPGTGGTQTIVNAIGSLIAQHKRVLVVSARRSSLDGIAHRLVQVGLPGVAVTPRTLRRDLIQSITRNEKAAQPRVGDVDDALVRLRKVLLDYRSALTRKDAALGVSVLDALGELARLAQLPAPPSTTARLDRVALERLAHDRTSAAAILIKAAVLGQFRYGPGDSPWYGASFSSTADAGASHELAKRLSQTDVPRLLERAGHLVGQTRLRPFETVHELGIYLRLLLDIRETLDKFQPAVFDRSLTELIAATSARRDSPEMTSSNRRRLRKLADEYLRPGVHVSDMNESLRRIQQQRTLWQRYAAAGVTPEVPVGINDVHVAFQRVSEDLGKLDVPLGNAGTPRQLVSRPVKELLRTLVGLAAESEVLANLHERTALLATLREHNLDPLMTDLSQRHVSEENVAAELELAWWQSVLEVMLSGDRALLNANTQVLDRLEADFKLVDEAHASTTGQILAWLLAETWKIGVVDWPDEADQLRRLLRADRATPGRINEVAPHLGRVLAPVWLASPYEVAGLDDKMTFDAVLLVDAGATTLAENVGAIRRAKQVVAFGDPVTQTPSGFETGIVEPADVPRPQETNVDALHADSALARLGELLPTLTLTRSYRAGGEDLAELVNHRFYGGRIDSLPWAGSFLGHGSLTLNYVKGGHGMPDVDSGAVESVDAEVSKVVDLVMDHAVKRPRESLMVITASARHAVRVHQAVLAAFAKRTDLSDFILKDRAEPFTVLTLEQAVAQSRDRVIFSIGYGRTPHGRLLSNFGSLGEPGGERLLAIGMTRARRAMDIVSCFRPIDIDADRQRHGILALSQVLTETEARRNEVAVPDAREAMLVDLARRLERQGLTVSLGHRGKLALAASHAGRAVVVETDAVVNRASLRESLRLRPEVLRRLGWHYLRVHSFELFSNPDAVAARVAALAGVVPAEGSGGPAHRA; from the coding sequence GTGTGGCGCCTCGATAGAAAACCAGAAGATGACGATTTCACATCGGATTACCCCGATGTGTCCTCGCCCGGCTCGCGTCAAGCGACCTCCCCGGACTCGGTGAGCCTGGGGGACCCATCGCTGGTCGCCGGGAACATCGCAGAACCCACCTGGCAACGCTGGCGGGACGAACTCGCCCTGGTCGGCGGGCACTCCCCGCTGCTGCACTTCGGTGACAGCCCCCGCTCCCGCATCGAACTCTCCGCCACCCACCCGGGCGGACTGCCCCAGTTCATCACGGGCAAGACCACCCTGCTCTCCAACCTGATCCGCGACGAGCTGGCCCTCCGCAACGCCCGCCTGGCCGCGAACGAGATCACCCAGAAGGGCATCGAACTGCGCTCCATGCGCGGCATCGAGTCGGTGCACCTGGCCATCGGCCTGGCCCAGTGGCGACACGGCGACGTGGAGTTCACCGCGCCGGTGCTGCTGCGGCCCCTCGCCATCCGCCGTTACGGCCGCGACTTCGAGCTCAAGCTCAAGGGACAGCCGTTCCTCAACCCCGAGCTGGCCCGCGCGCTGCATGACCAGTTCCAGATCACCCTCGACGCGGACGCGTTCGTCGCCCTCGCCGTGACCAACGGGGCGTTCAAGCCGCAGCCCGTGATCGACCGGCTGCGCGGCCTCACCTCGCACCTGCCCTGGTTCAACGTGGTGCCCCGGCTAGTCGCGTCCTCCTTCGCCGACGTCGGACGCGCCATGGCCGTCGATGCGCAGAAGCTCACGCATCCGGTGCTCGACGCCGTCGCCGGCAACCCCACCGCCCGCCGCGCCATCGAGATGGCCTACAACCCGGTGCTGCCGATCGGCCAGGACGTGCGCCCGCCCGGCACCGACACGCTGCTGCTGGATGCCGACGCCGAGCAGGAGAACGTCGTCGCGCAGATCAGCGCCGGCAACTCCCTCGTCGTGAAGACGCTGCCCGGCACGGGCGGCACCCAGACCATCGTGAATGCCATCGGTTCGCTCATCGCCCAGCACAAGCGGGTGCTCGTGGTCAGCGCCCGGCGCTCCAGCCTCGACGGCATCGCGCACCGGCTCGTGCAGGTGGGCCTGCCCGGCGTGGCCGTCACGCCCCGCACCCTTCGCCGCGACCTGATCCAGTCGATCACCCGCAACGAGAAGGCCGCCCAGCCGCGCGTCGGCGACGTCGACGACGCCCTCGTGCGCCTGCGCAAGGTGCTGCTCGACTACCGCTCCGCCCTCACCCGCAAGGACGCCGCCCTGGGCGTCTCGGTGCTCGACGCGCTCGGCGAACTCGCCCGGCTCGCCCAGCTGCCCGCCCCGCCGTCGACCACCGCCCGGCTCGACCGGGTGGCCCTCGAGCGCCTCGCCCACGACCGCACCAGTGCCGCCGCGATCCTGATCAAGGCCGCCGTCCTCGGCCAATTCCGCTACGGCCCGGGCGACTCGCCCTGGTACGGCGCCTCCTTCTCCTCCACCGCGGATGCCGGTGCCTCGCACGAGCTCGCCAAGCGGCTCAGCCAGACCGATGTGCCCCGGCTGCTCGAGCGCGCCGGTCACCTGGTCGGCCAGACCCGGCTGCGCCCGTTCGAGACGGTGCACGAGCTGGGCATCTACCTGCGTCTGCTCCTGGACATCCGCGAGACCCTGGACAAGTTCCAGCCCGCCGTGTTCGACCGGTCGCTGACCGAACTCATCGCCGCCACCTCGGCCCGCCGTGACTCGCCCGAGATGACCTCGAGCAACCGGCGCCGGCTGCGCAAACTCGCCGACGAGTACCTGCGGCCCGGCGTGCACGTGAGCGACATGAACGAGAGCCTGCGCCGCATCCAGCAGCAGCGCACCCTGTGGCAGCGCTACGCCGCCGCGGGCGTCACCCCCGAGGTGCCGGTGGGCATCAACGATGTGCACGTGGCCTTCCAGCGGGTCTCCGAGGACCTCGGCAAGCTCGATGTGCCGCTCGGCAACGCCGGCACCCCGCGCCAGCTGGTCTCCCGGCCGGTGAAGGAACTGCTGCGCACTCTCGTGGGCCTGGCCGCCGAGAGCGAGGTGCTCGCGAACCTGCACGAGCGCACCGCCCTGCTCGCCACCCTGCGCGAGCACAACCTCGACCCGCTGATGACCGACCTGTCCCAGCGGCACGTGTCGGAGGAGAACGTGGCCGCCGAGCTCGAACTCGCCTGGTGGCAGTCGGTGCTCGAGGTCATGCTCAGCGGCGACCGGGCCCTGCTCAACGCCAACACCCAGGTGCTCGACCGGCTCGAAGCCGACTTCAAGCTCGTCGACGAGGCGCACGCCTCCACGACCGGACAGATCCTGGCCTGGCTGCTCGCCGAGACCTGGAAGATCGGCGTGGTCGACTGGCCCGACGAGGCCGACCAGTTGCGCCGGCTGCTGCGCGCCGACCGTGCCACCCCGGGCCGCATCAACGAGGTCGCCCCGCACCTGGGCCGCGTGCTCGCGCCGGTCTGGCTCGCCTCGCCGTACGAGGTCGCCGGGCTCGACGACAAGATGACCTTCGACGCCGTGCTGCTCGTGGACGCCGGCGCCACCACCCTCGCCGAGAACGTCGGCGCGATCCGCCGTGCCAAGCAGGTCGTCGCCTTCGGTGACCCGGTCACCCAGACGCCATCGGGCTTCGAGACCGGCATCGTGGAACCGGCCGACGTGCCCCGCCCGCAGGAGACCAACGTCGACGCGCTGCACGCCGACTCCGCGCTGGCCCGGTTGGGCGAACTGCTGCCCACCCTCACGCTCACCCGCAGCTACCGGGCCGGCGGCGAGGACCTCGCCGAGCTGGTCAACCACAGGTTCTACGGCGGCCGCATCGACTCGTTGCCCTGGGCAGGGAGCTTCCTCGGTCACGGCAGCCTCACGCTCAACTACGTCAAGGGCGGCCACGGCATGCCCGACGTCGACAGCGGCGCCGTCGAGAGCGTCGACGCCGAGGTGTCCAAGGTCGTCGACCTGGTCATGGACCACGCCGTCAAGCGCCCCCGCGAATCCCTCATGGTGATCACCGCCAGCGCCCGGCACGCCGTGCGCGTGCACCAGGCCGTGCTCGCTGCGTTCGCCAAGCGCACCGACCTCAGCGACTTCATCCTCAAGGACCGCGCCGAACCGTTCACGGTGCTCACCCTCGAGCAGGCCGTGGCGCAGAGCCGCGACCGGGTGATCTTCTCCATCGGCTACGGCCGCACCCCGCATGGGCGCCTGCTGAGCAACTTCGGTTCGCTCGGCGAACCCGGCGGTGAACGCCTGCTCGCGATCGGCATGACCCGTGCCCGCCGCGCCATGGACATCGTCTCCTGCTTCCGCCCCATCGACATCGACGCCGACCGCCAGCGGCACGGCATCCTGGCCCTGTCGCAGGTGCTCACCGAGACCGAGGCACGCCGCAACGAGGTGGCCGTGCCGGATGCGCGCGAGGCCATGCTGGTCGACCTCGCCCGCCGTCTGGAACGCCAGGGCCTCACCGTGTCGCTCGGGCACCGTGGCAAGCTCGCGCTGGCCGCCTCCCACGCCGGACGTGCCGTGGTCGTGGAGACCGACGCCGTGGTCAACCGCGCCAGCCTGCGCGAGTCGCTGCGGCTGCGCCCCGAGGTGCTGCGCCGACTCGGCTGGCACTACCTGCGCGTGCACAGCTTCGAATTGTTCAGCAACCCGGATGCCGTCGCCGCCCGCGTCGCCGCCCTCGCGGGTGTCGTGCCGGCCGAGGGGTCTGGCGGTCCGGCGCACCGTGCCTGA
- the corA gene encoding magnesium/cobalt transporter CorA, producing the protein MALIDDAIYVDGRRVATPETLQDVFEVLKEKDGFAWIGLYRPTDDEIRSVADEFTLHHLAIEDALKGHQRAKIERYSDTLFLVLRPARYLDSEERVEFGELHVFVGPDFVVTIRHAESPDLASVRHRLESTPKLLAFGPQAVLYAILDQVIDEYAPVVAGLENDIDEIEDQLFDGDQAVSRRIYALSREVIEFQRATQPLIGMLESLQEGFEKHNVDVELHRHLRDVLDHTIRVVERGDAFRQLLQNALTVHSTLVAQRQNDETRRLSETGLAQSEEVKKISSWAAILFAPTLVGTIYGMNFTHMPELKWQFGYPFAITLMVAMGFGLYAVFKRKDWL; encoded by the coding sequence GTGGCGCTGATTGATGACGCGATCTATGTGGATGGTCGTCGGGTGGCAACCCCGGAAACGTTGCAGGACGTGTTCGAGGTGCTCAAAGAGAAGGACGGCTTCGCCTGGATAGGCCTGTACCGGCCGACCGACGACGAAATCAGGTCGGTCGCTGACGAGTTCACGCTGCATCACCTCGCGATCGAGGATGCCCTGAAGGGCCACCAGCGCGCGAAGATCGAACGCTACTCCGACACCCTGTTCCTGGTGCTCCGCCCGGCCCGCTACCTCGACTCCGAGGAGCGCGTGGAATTCGGCGAACTGCACGTGTTCGTCGGCCCCGACTTCGTGGTGACCATCCGGCACGCCGAGTCGCCCGACCTCGCCTCGGTGCGGCACCGGCTGGAAAGCACCCCCAAACTCCTCGCCTTCGGCCCCCAGGCGGTGCTCTACGCGATCCTCGACCAGGTGATCGACGAGTACGCGCCCGTCGTGGCCGGCCTGGAGAACGACATCGACGAGATCGAAGACCAGCTCTTCGACGGCGACCAGGCCGTATCCCGGCGCATCTACGCGCTCTCGCGGGAGGTCATCGAGTTCCAGCGTGCCACCCAGCCGCTGATCGGCATGCTCGAATCGCTCCAGGAGGGCTTCGAGAAGCACAACGTGGACGTGGAGCTGCACCGGCACCTGCGGGATGTGCTCGACCACACCATCCGGGTCGTCGAACGGGGAGATGCGTTCCGGCAGCTGCTGCAGAACGCGCTCACGGTGCACAGCACCCTCGTCGCCCAGCGGCAGAACGACGAGACCCGCCGGCTCTCCGAAACGGGCCTGGCGCAAAGCGAAGAGGTCAAGAAAATCTCCAGTTGGGCGGCGATTTTGTTCGCCCCCACCCTGGTCGGCACCATCTACGGCATGAACTTCACCCATATGCCGGAGCTAAAATGGCAGTTCGGCTATCCGTTCGCGATCACCTTGATGGTCGCCATGGGGTTCGGGCTCTACGCGGTCTTCAAGCGCAAAGACTGGCTGTAG